A window of Pyrobaculum aerophilum str. IM2 contains these coding sequences:
- a CDS encoding PstA family ABC transporter permease, translated as MKARQINSIIGMIALFILGIVAVIPLFSIIFDVFTRGFSAVAKLGGLPEFLTALPPSPFDEKGGIGPLLAGTLFMTFLGALAGFAIGFPLGVYIGERGKEWFSKVARAGVNVLVEFPTITIGLFVYAFVSLIIEDLNNYILSPLSDILKSRLGEWIGQFIGPLSGFNAYSGAAALAIIMIPYVALITASAYSSIEQPIREAAYDIGGREFNAIFIVMRKAVSRAIITAALLGTAKIAGETAPLLFTAFGNYYYAPFTEPTGAIPLWVWYAAQTPYDVQIESAYGAAAVLLLIILALFLAAKLRGQ; from the coding sequence ATGAAGGCCAGGCAGATAAACAGCATCATCGGCATGATAGCGCTTTTCATACTGGGAATTGTCGCGGTGATACCGCTGTTCTCAATAATATTTGACGTCTTTACCAGGGGGTTCTCTGCCGTGGCCAAACTCGGGGGGCTGCCGGAGTTCCTCACAGCCCTGCCGCCCTCGCCGTTTGACGAAAAGGGGGGCATAGGCCCCCTCCTTGCCGGCACTCTCTTTATGACGTTCCTAGGGGCCCTGGCGGGCTTCGCCATTGGGTTCCCCTTGGGGGTATACATAGGGGAGAGGGGGAAGGAATGGTTTAGTAAAGTCGCAAGGGCCGGGGTTAACGTGCTCGTAGAATTCCCCACGATAACAATCGGCCTCTTTGTCTATGCCTTTGTGTCGTTAATAATAGAGGATTTGAATAATTACATACTATCTCCCCTCTCCGACATTTTGAAGAGCCGCCTGGGGGAGTGGATCGGGCAATTCATAGGCCCCCTCAGCGGCTTTAACGCCTACTCCGGCGCGGCGGCATTGGCCATAATTATGATCCCCTACGTGGCCCTCATAACCGCCAGCGCCTATTCATCTATAGAACAGCCTATTAGAGAGGCCGCATATGACATAGGCGGGCGCGAGTTCAACGCTATTTTTATCGTAATGAGAAAGGCCGTGTCCAGGGCGATCATTACCGCCGCATTGCTGGGCACTGCTAAAATAGCGGGGGAGACTGCGCCGTTGCTCTTCACAGCCTTCGGGAATTATTACTACGCGCCATTCACAGAGCCCACAGGTGCTATACCTCTGTGGGTGTGGTACGCCGCCCAGACTCCATACGATGTGCAGATAGAGTCTGCCTACGGGGCGGCCGCCGTGTTATTGTTAATAATCCTCGCCTTATTCCTAGCGGCTAAGCTGAGAGGCCAGTAA
- a CDS encoding SWIM zinc finger family protein, whose protein sequence is MPHPLYAAIEQLKEDFPGKSYSWIKRALLRLGDVKEIRDDLYLVEGRRELGDWKPLYQVWFSQREGRWYCTCYFSTFGMRRRRDICTHVAAVMLFRRYKRALEKLQRRRVYVAEAEVECRGRLTANGELYVKPIGRRDLAFFANPRYRVFVISDVRRIVIKCGSYDVVEAEGEEVPLATAKFLAERFYES, encoded by the coding sequence ATGCCACACCCGTTGTACGCCGCTATTGAACAGCTAAAAGAGGACTTCCCCGGCAAGTCTTACTCGTGGATTAAACGGGCTTTGCTGAGGCTCGGCGACGTGAAGGAAATTCGCGACGACCTCTACCTCGTTGAGGGAAGGAGGGAGCTGGGCGACTGGAAGCCGTTGTATCAAGTGTGGTTCTCCCAGAGGGAGGGGAGGTGGTACTGCACTTGCTATTTCTCAACGTTCGGAATGCGCCGCAGGCGGGATATATGCACTCACGTGGCGGCGGTAATGCTCTTCCGCAGATACAAGAGGGCGCTTGAAAAGTTACAGCGCAGGCGCGTCTACGTGGCGGAGGCCGAGGTGGAGTGCAGAGGGCGGCTGACGGCAAACGGAGAGCTGTACGTAAAGCCGATAGGGAGGAGAGACCTCGCATTTTTCGCCAATCCCCGCTACCGCGTGTTTGTAATATCAGACGTAAGGCGCATTGTCATTAAATGCGGCAGTTATGACGTGGTAGAGGCAGAGGGCGAGGAGGTGCCGCTGGCGACGGCTAAGTTCCTCGCCGAGAGGTTTTATGAGAGTTAA
- the pstS gene encoding phosphate ABC transporter substrate-binding protein PstS, with product MGIKTVVIAAAAIIIIALLAALLGLGGGGKQTQSAEPPQTSAPGQSQTITSTSAIGGSLTGGGSTFINPQMVAWSKRFYEATGGKVQVNYQSIGSGAGTAQFLEKKLDFGASDVPMPRDKYEQVKGRFMQFPVIIGSIVVVYNVPEIAYEKTGKYLNLTSEVISLIYTGEIKQWCDDRIKAINPGLADKLPCRDITAVHRSDGSGTTAAFTLYLSKAYPPWNQTVGWGYTVKWPVDERGKGVGAKGNEGVAQAVLQNAYSIGYVEYAYWVKNKEKYDKIGGVAYLKNDNDGKYYFPSAEAVSAGASAALERYRAKYGQVPAPDADWNPVSIEFSNPPKGYPLLSFTYVFVWKDYSAEGYGNAPGKAALIRQFLQWVLTEGQKQGNLVEGYIPLPPDLAAIGLEALKQVKP from the coding sequence ATGGGCATAAAAACGGTCGTAATAGCCGCCGCGGCGATTATAATAATTGCTCTACTGGCGGCGTTGCTTGGTTTGGGCGGGGGAGGCAAGCAGACCCAGTCGGCAGAGCCCCCTCAGACCAGCGCGCCGGGCCAGTCGCAGACTATTACCAGCACCTCGGCGATAGGCGGTTCTCTCACTGGCGGCGGATCTACTTTTATAAATCCTCAGATGGTGGCTTGGTCAAAGAGGTTCTATGAAGCCACTGGCGGAAAGGTGCAAGTAAATTATCAATCCATTGGCTCCGGGGCAGGAACAGCGCAGTTCTTGGAGAAAAAGCTAGATTTCGGCGCATCCGACGTGCCCATGCCGAGAGATAAATATGAACAAGTCAAGGGGCGTTTTATGCAATTCCCCGTAATCATAGGCTCTATTGTTGTTGTGTACAACGTGCCGGAGATAGCATATGAGAAGACTGGGAAGTACCTAAACCTCACCTCTGAGGTGATCTCTCTAATATACACGGGGGAGATTAAACAGTGGTGTGACGATAGGATAAAGGCAATTAACCCAGGCCTCGCGGACAAACTCCCCTGTAGGGACATTACGGCTGTTCACAGAAGCGACGGCTCGGGCACTACCGCCGCCTTTACTCTTTACTTATCAAAGGCCTATCCTCCGTGGAACCAGACAGTGGGGTGGGGGTATACTGTTAAGTGGCCTGTCGACGAGAGAGGCAAGGGCGTCGGCGCCAAGGGAAATGAAGGCGTGGCGCAGGCGGTTTTGCAGAACGCCTATTCCATCGGATATGTGGAATACGCCTATTGGGTTAAAAACAAAGAGAAGTACGACAAAATCGGCGGCGTGGCGTATCTTAAAAACGACAACGACGGGAAGTACTACTTCCCATCCGCCGAGGCCGTAAGCGCTGGTGCATCGGCGGCTCTGGAGAGATATAGAGCTAAGTATGGGCAAGTGCCCGCGCCAGACGCTGACTGGAATCCCGTCTCTATAGAGTTTTCAAACCCGCCGAAGGGATACCCACTGCTGTCTTTTACCTACGTCTTTGTATGGAAGGACTACTCCGCTGAGGGCTACGGCAACGCGCCGGGGAAAGCCGCCTTAATTAGGCAGTTTCTCCAATGGGTGCTTACAGAAGGCCAAAAGCAGGGTAACTTAGTTGAGGGCTACATCCCGTTGCCGCCGGACTTAGCCGCCATAGGCCTAGAGGCCCTTAAGCAAGTGAAACCCTAA
- the pstC gene encoding phosphate ABC transporter permease subunit PstC, with amino-acid sequence MLGLFAIAFIITYIISALLLLFIRVKWGLRLFGALALALIVALITLFAYEAYPILSRDGLSIFVKVEWDPVRESYGVLQALAGTLITSAIAILLAMPLSVGVVVTINEILPRQVRSFFASLVDLTATMPTVIYGLWGVFVLGPWLQSAVNFIGSLLGLGQLMTSSYSLFTAAVLLAIMITPYAAAVMREGYALVPKPIEEAIYALGATRLEAVWIKLKYIRNYVIGGLFLALGRAMGETVAVAMVVGGNFSRLVLNVFDSGITISSLIALQFPNAASYQYMLPALYAGALLLALTGLVINAAAIYILMRGQL; translated from the coding sequence ATGCTCGGCCTTTTTGCCATTGCCTTCATTATCACCTATATAATTTCCGCCCTTCTATTGCTTTTCATAAGAGTTAAGTGGGGCCTCCGGCTTTTCGGCGCCTTGGCCTTAGCTTTAATTGTCGCGTTAATTACGCTATTCGCCTACGAGGCATATCCCATACTCAGCCGGGATGGCCTATCTATTTTTGTCAAAGTGGAATGGGACCCGGTTAGGGAGTCCTATGGGGTTTTACAAGCCCTGGCAGGGACGTTAATTACGTCGGCAATAGCAATTTTACTAGCAATGCCGCTGTCCGTGGGGGTGGTGGTGACGATAAACGAAATCCTCCCCAGGCAAGTAAGAAGCTTTTTCGCCTCGCTGGTGGACTTAACGGCGACAATGCCCACGGTTATTTACGGCTTGTGGGGGGTGTTCGTGCTGGGCCCGTGGCTACAGTCCGCGGTTAATTTCATCGGATCTCTTTTGGGCCTCGGCCAGTTGATGACCTCTTCCTACTCCCTTTTCACCGCAGCGGTGTTATTGGCAATAATGATAACTCCCTACGCCGCCGCGGTTATGAGAGAGGGCTATGCCCTCGTCCCAAAGCCCATAGAAGAGGCCATATACGCTCTGGGGGCTACAAGGCTTGAGGCTGTTTGGATAAAGCTGAAGTACATAAGGAATTACGTTATAGGCGGCTTGTTCCTCGCCTTAGGCCGCGCGATGGGCGAGACAGTGGCCGTGGCCATGGTGGTGGGGGGCAATTTCTCGCGCCTAGTGCTAAATGTCTTCGACAGCGGGATCACTATTTCCTCTCTCATAGCGCTTCAATTTCCCAACGCCGCATCGTATCAATATATGTTACCGGCGTTATACGCAGGCGCTTTGCTCTTGGCGTTGACGGGGCTTGTAATAAACGCCGCAGCTATTTATATCTTAATGAGGGGGCAACTATGA